The Catenulispora sp. GP43 genome segment GGAGCTCGATCTGGGGCTGGCGGCGCTGCGCAGCGTGGGGCTGCTGCCGGAGGTGTTCCCGTCGGCGCGGTCGGTGGGGCCGTATCCGTATCTGGCCGCTGATGACCAGACGCGGGCCGAGGACCTGGCGCGTGCGCTGGGGGAGCCTGGCTACGCCGCGGTGATCTGCGCGCGCGGCGGGTACGGCGTGCAGCGGGCGCTGGAGGTGCTCGACTGGGAGGCGATCGGGACGCCGGAGCCGCGGGTGGTGGTCGGCTTCTCCGATGTCACGGCCCTGATCGAGGCGGTGCGCAGCCGGCTGGGGTGGGTGTCGGTGTACGGGCCGATGGTCTCCAGCGTGATGTTCCGCTCCGGCGTGCCGTCGTTCGAGGGGCTGGCGCGCCTGCTGCTGACCCCGCAGCGGTGCACCGAGCTCGTCTTCCAGGACACGCGCGCCCTGGTCCCCGGCGTCGCCGAGGGCGTCACGGTCGGCGGCACCGCGAGCCTGCTGGCCACCTCGCTGGCCACGCCGTTCTCGGTGCCGGCGCGCGACGGCATCCTGTTCCTGGAGGACGTCGGCGAGCTGCCCTACCGCCTTGACAGGGTCCTGACCCAGCTGCGGCGCACCGGGTACCTGGACGGCGTGCGCGGCATCCTGTGCGGCACCTGGGACGAGTGCGGGCCGCTGGCCGACGTCGAGGAGCTGCTCGCCGACCGGCTCGGCGGCCTCGGCGTGCCGGTGCTGCTCGGCGCCGACATCGGCCACGGTGTGTTCATGCAGTCGCTGCCGCTGGGCGTGCGGGCGCGCCTGGACACGGCGGCGGCGACGCTGACGTTCCTCGATCCGCCGCTGAGGCCGACGCCGGGGGAGTGAGGAGGGTGCGGCGGCGAGCTTTCCCGCCCGCCGTCACACCGTCCCGCCTACCGGTTCAGCACCGCGACCCGCCTACCGGTTCAGCACCTCATCCTCCCGGTCCGTCAGCAACCGCGACCGGATCAGGAACCTGACCCCCTCCGGCGCCTCCAGCGAGAACCCGGCCCCGCGCCCCGGCACCACGTCCACCGTCAGGTGCGTGTGCCGCCAGCGCTCGAACTGCTCGCGGCCCATCCAGAACGTCACGGGCTCGGCGATCCCCTCGACCTCGAGCCGTTCCAACAACACATCCGAGGCCCCGGTGCGGAACTCGCCCGCCAGGTAGCACATCGGCGAGCTGCCGTCGCAGCAGCCGCCCGACTGGTGGAACATCAAGGGGCCGTGGGCGTCGTAGAGCTTGCGCATGAGCGCCGCCGCGGTGTCGGTGACCGCGACCCGCGACGCCGCCGCGCCGGCGGCCGGCTCGGGCATCAGAAGAAGCCCATCGCCTTCGCCGAGTAGCTCACCAGCAGGTTCTTCGTCTGCTGATAGTGCTCCAGCATCATCTTGTGGTTCTCGCGCCCGATGCCGGAGCTCTTGTACCCGCCGAACGCCGCGTGCGCCGGGTACAGGTGGTAGCAGTTGGTCCACACCCGGCCGGCCTGGATCGCGCGGCCGGCGCGGTAGGCGGTGGTCCCGTCCCGGGTCCACACGGCGGCGCCGAGGCCGTACAGGGTGTCGTTGGCGATGCGGATCGCGTCGTCGTAGTCGTCGAAGCTGGTCACCGAGACCACCGGGCCGAAGATCTCCTCCTGGAAGACGCGCATCGCGTTGTCGCCCTCGAAGACCGTCGGCTGCACGTAGTACCCGCCGGACAGCTCGCCGCCCAGGTCCACGCGCTCGCCGCCGATCAGGATCTTCGCGCCCTCGCTCTGGCCGATCTCCAGGTAGGACAGGATCTTCTCCAGCTGGTCGTTGGAGGCCTGCGCGCCGACCATCGTCTCGGAGTCCAGCGGGTTGCCCTGCTTCATGCGCTCGGTGCGGGTCAGCGCGTCGGCCAGGAAGTCGCTGTAGTGGCCGCGCTGGATCAGGGCCCTGCTGGGGCAGGTGCAGACCTCGCCCTGGTTCAGGGCGAACATCGCGAAGCCCTCCTGGGCCTTGTCGTAGAAGTCGTCGCGGGCGCCGGAGACGTCGTCGAAGAAGATGTTCGGGCTCTTGCCGCCCAGCTCCAGGGTGACCGGCTTGATGTGCTCGGAGGCGTACTGCATGATCAGCCGCCCGGTGGTGGTCTCGCCGGTGAAGGCCACCTTGGCCACCCGGCCGCTGGAGGCCAGCGGCTTGCCGGCCTCCACACCGAAGCCGTTGACGATGTTCACCACGCCCGGCGGCAGCAGGTCCGCGATCAGGCTCATCAGGTAGTGCACCGAGACCGGGGTCTGCTCGGCCGGCTTGAGCACCACGGCGTTGCCCGCGGCCAGCGCCGGGGCCAGCTTCCAGATCGCCATCAGGATCGGGAAGTTCCACGGGATGATCTGCGCCACCACGCCCAGCGGCTCGTGGAAGTGGTAGGCGACGGTGTCCTCGTCGATCTCCGACAGCGCCCCCTCCTGAGCCCGGATCGCCCCGGCGAAGTAGCGCAGGTGGTCGATGGCCAGCGGGATGTCGGCGGCCAGCGTCTCGCGGATCGGCTTGCCGTTCTCGAACGACTCGGCCACCGCCAGCCGGTCCACGTTCATCGCCATCCGGTCGGCGATCCGGTTGAGGATCTCGGCCCGCTCCGTGGGCGAGGTGCGCCCCCAGGCCGGCGCGGCGGCGTGCGCGGCGTCCAGGGCCCGCTCGACGTCCGCGGCGGTGCCCCGGGCCACCTCGCAGAACGGCTGCCCGGTGATCGGCGTGGGGTTCTCGAAGTACAGCCCGCCGGCCGGCGCCACGGGCTCGCCGCCGATCCAGTGCTCGTACCGGGGCTGGTAGCTCATCAGGGCGTCGGATTGACCGGGCGCGATGTAGACGGTCATGAGCAGACCTCCATGGTCGCCGGCGATTGGAGAGGGCTGCCGTCGGTGGCCGGCGCGGCGGCATGCGCGTGACGCTAATGCGGGGCCCGACCCAGTTCACCCCGGTGTACGTGGATCTGCGTATGAAGGTTTGAGGCGGCACGGTGCCCATTGGGAGAAATTCGGATGCGTCCTGCGGAACGGCGCTGTTAACGTCAGCGCGCCTCGTGCCGTCCGCCTTTGGGGGCGCAACCATGAATCCGCTTCGGGAGAAACCGTTCCGGCGTTTCTTCATCGGCCAGTCGATC includes the following:
- a CDS encoding LD-carboxypeptidase; amino-acid sequence: MRPLLTPPALKPGDRVAVVALSGPPGRQELDLGLAALRSVGLLPEVFPSARSVGPYPYLAADDQTRAEDLARALGEPGYAAVICARGGYGVQRALEVLDWEAIGTPEPRVVVGFSDVTALIEAVRSRLGWVSVYGPMVSSVMFRSGVPSFEGLARLLLTPQRCTELVFQDTRALVPGVAEGVTVGGTASLLATSLATPFSVPARDGILFLEDVGELPYRLDRVLTQLRRTGYLDGVRGILCGTWDECGPLADVEELLADRLGGLGVPVLLGADIGHGVFMQSLPLGVRARLDTAAATLTFLDPPLRPTPGE
- a CDS encoding DUF779 domain-containing protein; translated protein: MPEPAAGAAASRVAVTDTAAALMRKLYDAHGPLMFHQSGGCCDGSSPMCYLAGEFRTGASDVLLERLEVEGIAEPVTFWMGREQFERWRHTHLTVDVVPGRGAGFSLEAPEGVRFLIRSRLLTDREDEVLNR
- a CDS encoding aldehyde dehydrogenase family protein, whose protein sequence is MTVYIAPGQSDALMSYQPRYEHWIGGEPVAPAGGLYFENPTPITGQPFCEVARGTAADVERALDAAHAAAPAWGRTSPTERAEILNRIADRMAMNVDRLAVAESFENGKPIRETLAADIPLAIDHLRYFAGAIRAQEGALSEIDEDTVAYHFHEPLGVVAQIIPWNFPILMAIWKLAPALAAGNAVVLKPAEQTPVSVHYLMSLIADLLPPGVVNIVNGFGVEAGKPLASSGRVAKVAFTGETTTGRLIMQYASEHIKPVTLELGGKSPNIFFDDVSGARDDFYDKAQEGFAMFALNQGEVCTCPSRALIQRGHYSDFLADALTRTERMKQGNPLDSETMVGAQASNDQLEKILSYLEIGQSEGAKILIGGERVDLGGELSGGYYVQPTVFEGDNAMRVFQEEIFGPVVSVTSFDDYDDAIRIANDTLYGLGAAVWTRDGTTAYRAGRAIQAGRVWTNCYHLYPAHAAFGGYKSSGIGRENHKMMLEHYQQTKNLLVSYSAKAMGFF